ATTTCGCCAAAATATCTTTGGTCTTTTCTGCGCGCGGACCATCGACCCCATCTTGAGACAGCGGCAGCCCCGCGACCACAAGTATCGGTTCTAATTCCTTGATAAGCGCTGCCACGTTGCGAAGCATATCCGTTTCCGTCGCAGCATGCACCACTTTATAGGGAAAGGCTATCATTTGCAATGCATCGCTGCGCGCCACACCGGTACGGGCGTCGCCGATATCAAGACCCACTATAACTCCAATTGTACTCATGGGAACATCATAACAAAGTAGCAGGGAAAGGGTGAAATAATTTAGGATGTGTCGGCTTCAAGGTTGAAATTCAATCGATACAAAAAAAGAGACATCATAGAAATCTACGGTACAATAATGCCGATAAAAGACACTAAAACACTATTCTTTAGGGAAAAGCGCCAATAGCGCATCTGCGAATAAGGCGTGACCCCGATAGTCCGGGTGGTTGATGGCATTGGTCATTAAGGTCATGTAGGGTATACCTTGCCGCCACAGTGCACAATAGCGGGCGGATCCATCGGCGAGCGCCAGATTATTGGCTTCAGCGAACTCTTTTAAGTCCCGCACATAGGCGCGGGGATCCTCTTTCACGTTAAAAGAGTCCAAGCCCATCCAAGATGGCAAGATGAGATGGGGCGTCATGAGAATGAGCTCCGCGCCCACAGCACGGAGATCGTTGAGAATCTTGCCGTAATGGGCGGCTACCCCCGCCTCATCCAAGCCCGCATCATTGACAAACTCCATGATCACCAGATCCGGGCGCGGCTCCAACACATCCCGCACATAATCATGTTCACCGCCCGGCTCCGCCGCCATATAGTGCATGCTTGTAACGCCGCCCCATCCTGCATTTTTCCAGTCTATCTGCGCTTTGGGGAAGCGTGCTTTCAATCGTGCTAGAAACTGGCCTTGCCACCAACGGCTTTGATCTTTGCCCACACAGCCGCCGCAAGTAACGCTATCACCAAAGCTTACCAAGGTCAAGGGGGCGCCTGAACGCAATTTCGCGAGGGTCTTTTCAATGGGTGATTCATCAACCGCCGCGGCTTCAGCATCATCAGCGTCTTCATAAAGGGGGAACAAAAGGTCTTCCGTCAATGCCATCGTCTGTCCGGGCACAAAGACCCGTGCCACTGCCGTGAATGCTGGAGAAACTACGGCAGGATGCACAACGCCCAAGCCGGGTGTCCCGCGAAATACGCGCAAATCGCCAGCTTCGTTCATGCCAATGGTATCCAAGCGGTCGGTCTCATATACGTAGTCAATATAAACGGACTGGCTCTCTCTGATGCTGCCGTCGTCAACGCGCCCGAAGGTACCCCAATCCGTATCGAACAAATAATCCACCGTGGGCTCGTAGATCGAAGGATTTTTTCTCACGGCTCTCTTCACACGGAAAGAGTCCGCACAGATTTTACCCGGCGCACTGCATTCTTCGGTTTGGATTCCGTAGGGTTTGGCTCCGCGCGCCCAACCGCCCGCATGGGGGTTGAACAAGGGCAAGCGCCGATGATGTTCATCGGTCACCGTTACCCGTTGCGGCGGCGCAATCTCCAACACAACGCTTTTTGCGGTGCCCACGTCTGCAGCGCTCAGTTCCACGCGCCAATCGTCAACAATGCGAAGGTTTACCATCGGTTCTGACGCCCATGCGCCTACCGCTGTAAGGAGACTCAATACAAAAGCAGTAGTCATGATAAATTCCTTTAACCTTGACAGAATACCAGTCTGTGACAAAGCCGAACGCGCCTATGTCCATAGCTATTATATAGAACAAAAGGAGATGTGTGGTCAACTTACAGTACTGCGCCTCCGTCTTCCGCCCTTCTGTCCGTTGTATATTTCTTTCTTTTTCTGTATAATTGTAGCCGCTTAGGTTTAATTGAAATAAACGGCGCCCGATCGACGGTTTATGGGGTATACTATATCCATGCAAAGGGCTGTGATAGTGCGTCTTTGTCCTATTCGAGCAAACAGAAACAGTAGGAGTAAGGAGTCTGTTATGAAAAAATTTATATTCGTGTTCATGGTCAGTGCGCTTTTACTCGCCGGCGCGGCAAATGCTCAGTGTCCCGCTGCTCCAGGCTGCGCCCAGAAGCAAGCCAGACCGGTAGTCACGCCGCCTTGGAACGGTGATCCCTGTGCCCCGGTAGTGGTTCCTGTCGTCGAACCGTGGCGTCACTGTGCGCCTGTTAGCCAAGCAACTCCGCAATGTGCGCCTGTCGACGAGACTACCGCTGTTTGTGGTCCTAGCGGCAAAAAGATATCCTGTGAACCGCCTTATCGCGGCCCCCTTTGTCGGATCAAGCGCGCCTTCACCTGCAGCCGCCGTTTTTGCTGCCCCTAATCTGATAGATTCTAAGAACAGGGTTCCTCAACAAGTTATTCCCTGACCGTTTTTTTTTGTGCGTCCGCCTCACTTTCTCTTTTCATAAAGTTGCGGTTTATATCTTGATTTTATTATAGTATCTACAATTTGCATGGCGGCGAATCAACGGCGCAGCCCCTATATCTCTTGATTTTGTATCATTCGTTAACCGGCTCTTTTTGCGGAACCGACGTCGTCACGACATAGCGGTTTCCGGCCCCCCCTGCCCCATGGGCGGGGCACCATAAACGCCTTTCCCCTATCCGTGTTGAACGGGGCGACAGAAAGTAATCATGAAACTGTCAGAAAATATTGCTGCTATTTTTTCTTGTGATGAGGATGGCAAAACAGTCACAGTACAGACGATTCTTGACCGTACCAGCGTGAAGGGCTTCGGAATGTTACTCGTCTTGTTTTCCTTGCCTTCCGCTATGCCTGTCCCTGCGCCGGGCTATTCCACACCCTTCGGAATCGTGCTGTTTTTGCTGGGCACCCAGCTCTTCCGCAACCGTGATCAACCGTGGCTGCCCGAACGGGTTCTTAACCGACAGGTGACCATCGGCGCGAAACCGCGTCTCATCAAAAGCATGATTTTTTTTCTGCACACCCTTGAATTTTTTATCCGCCCACGATTGTCATTCATGTTCAACCATCTTATTGGCTTGCGCTTATTGTCGGGAATGGTTATTCTTTGTGCATCATCCATGATTTTACCGATCCCCTTGACCAATACGGCTCCGTCCTTTGGTATCTTTATCATCGGTTTAAGTATATTAGAGGAAGATGGCCTGATGGCGATAGGCGGCATGATGACGGCATTTGTGGGACTATGCCTGAGTGTAACGGTGATCGGGGCAATCCTATTCTTTGGTTGGGAAGGCATTGAGTTGGTCAGGCAAGGTCTCGATATGCTTAAGCAAAACCTGATTAATTTCTTTTGAACAGGATCTGGAGGGATTGCAGTGCAGGGGCGTATTTAGTCTTTTTTCTGATCCGAACGGCTGCGTTCTTCTTTGAGCGCGTTCGCCTTGTAGAATAACGCCGGTTCTATAATAGGCGCGTGCAATCCTTCCGCTTCCATAGTGCCATAGGACACCCGACCTCGGTAGGTACGGTTGGAGAGGATAATGGCAATCGCCTGACGCGACCATTTATTGCCTTTACGGGTGAAAATATTTTGGCTGTGCAAATAGTCAACGACCTTACCCATGCTTCGTGTTCGCAAATATTCACGGAAAATAATACGAACCACTTCCGCTTCACGATCATCAACAGCAAGAGCGCCCGACTGATTTTGAAGCCGCTTATACCCGTAAGGCGCCGGGCCGGTCCCATACCGCCCCTGTTGCACGGATATACGCTGCCCACGCTTCACACGTTGACCGTGATCGTACAAGGATGCTTCCGCAGGATGCTCCTCCTGAATGTCGCGTGTATCTTCAAGCCTTTGGCTCATACGTACAACCCACCTTAGCATCAAAAGTTATTTGCTGCAGCTCCTGAAAACTGCATCAGCCCAAATTATACTTGACAATTCCGCCGGCGGCGGTAGTAATCCCAAAATTATCATTGGCGTGCTCACTGCCAACACACCCTATTTTACGTCATATTCGCTCAAATGTCAAGAAAGCAGTTAAGCCCTTGAAACAGTCCATAATAGCAGGTTTCTCTCGTGCGTCAACCATTCATCGGCTATATCTTAGGTCATTAGTCTTGTGAAAGATGTGCCCTCATGACGCGAGCAGACGCGTGAATCCCGGTCGATACACAGGATAACTGCCGCTTTCATCGGGCAGTACCGGCGCGTCCATGGCGTCGTGACAGTCTTCCGGTTTTGGACCAAAACTGAAGTCAGCATTATTTACCCGTTCCCACGTAATTTCTTCGCCTGTATAGCAGGAGATCTGACCCATGATCCCCATCATGGTACTCCGTGCCATAAAATCACCATTATTTACGGGGACACCCTTTCTTATCGCATTGAATAGCACGTCGTGTTCGATCTGATACGGGTCGCAGTCTTTCTCCCATTTCCACGGATTTTCTCCCATGATCTCACAGCTCATGATGGAAGCACGGCCTTTGCTCCCGTAAACCGTGCTGGACACCTCGTTGTAACAGCCTTCCGTGGTACGGCAAAAGGCATAGATACGCACGCCGTTCTCGTATTCATATACGACGGAATGATGATCAAATACATTGCCGTAAATAGGGTCGGTCATGGAGGAGCGCCCGCCCATACCGTGACATTTCACAGGCGGCGTATTGCCCAACACCCAATTGGAACGGTCAAGATTGTGCACCAACGACTGGGGAATATCATCGCCGGACAACCAATTAAAATGATATTGGGTGCTGCACTGCCACTCGATTTCAGACATCCACGGTTCCCGTTGGGTGATTTGATAAGGCGGCCGCAAATAGACCTCTTCCAAGCTGATAATATCGCCGATGGCACCGTCGTGAATGCGTTCAATCGTTTCCCGATAGCCCGTGTGATAGCGGCTTTGCAGACCGGACACTAAAGACAAGCCTTTTTCTTGTGCCACCGCCGCCGCTTCAGTCAACACCTTGATACCTAAGGGATCAATACCGTGCGGCTTCTCCACAAACACATGCTTCCCTGCGCGCAGCGCACAGAGCGCATAATAGGGATGGAATTTTGCAGCATTCGCAATCAGTACCACATCGGAAGCATCGATCACATGCTTGTAGCCCTCAAAACCCAAGAAGCAATGATCATCATCAACTATGACCTGATCTTTGAATTGTTGTTTAAGACGGTTCCGTTTC
The Candidatus Hydrogenedentota bacterium genome window above contains:
- a CDS encoding pre-16S rRNA-processing nuclease YqgF, producing MSTIGVIVGLDIGDARTGVARSDALQMIAFPYKVVHAATETDMLRNVAALIKELEPILVVAGLPLSQDGVDGPRAEKTKDILAK
- a CDS encoding SGNH/GDSL hydrolase family protein, with product MTTAFVLSLLTAVGAWASEPMVNLRIVDDWRVELSAADVGTAKSVVLEIAPPQRVTVTDEHHRRLPLFNPHAGGWARGAKPYGIQTEECSAPGKICADSFRVKRAVRKNPSIYEPTVDYLFDTDWGTFGRVDDGSIRESQSVYIDYVYETDRLDTIGMNEAGDLRVFRGTPGLGVVHPAVVSPAFTAVARVFVPGQTMALTEDLLFPLYEDADDAEAAAVDESPIEKTLAKLRSGAPLTLVSFGDSVTCGGCVGKDQSRWWQGQFLARLKARFPKAQIDWKNAGWGGVTSMHYMAAEPGGEHDYVRDVLEPRPDLVIMEFVNDAGLDEAGVAAHYGKILNDLRAVGAELILMTPHLILPSWMGLDSFNVKEDPRAYVRDLKEFAEANNLALADGSARYCALWRQGIPYMTLMTNAINHPDYRGHALFADALLALFPKE
- a CDS encoding exopolysaccharide biosynthesis protein, whose protein sequence is MKLSENIAAIFSCDEDGKTVTVQTILDRTSVKGFGMLLVLFSLPSAMPVPAPGYSTPFGIVLFLLGTQLFRNRDQPWLPERVLNRQVTIGAKPRLIKSMIFFLHTLEFFIRPRLSFMFNHLIGLRLLSGMVILCASSMILPIPLTNTAPSFGIFIIGLSILEEDGLMAIGGMMTAFVGLCLSVTVIGAILFFGWEGIELVRQGLDMLKQNLINFF
- a CDS encoding Gfo/Idh/MocA family oxidoreductase — translated: MMNNTQVHDPIGVTARRDFLKYSAATAAAALSAMPGFVKHAHAGGSDIIRVGMIGCGPRCAGAAAEALKADPGARLVAMCDIIKSRLDEKRNRLKQQFKDQVIVDDDHCFLGFEGYKHVIDASDVVLIANAAKFHPYYALCALRAGKHVFVEKPHGIDPLGIKVLTEAAAVAQEKGLSLVSGLQSRYHTGYRETIERIHDGAIGDIISLEEVYLRPPYQITQREPWMSEIEWQCSTQYHFNWLSGDDIPQSLVHNLDRSNWVLGNTPPVKCHGMGGRSSMTDPIYGNVFDHHSVVYEYENGVRIYAFCRTTEGCYNEVSSTVYGSKGRASIMSCEIMGENPWKWEKDCDPYQIEHDVLFNAIRKGVPVNNGDFMARSTMMGIMGQISCYTGEEITWERVNNADFSFGPKPEDCHDAMDAPVLPDESGSYPVYRPGFTRLLAS